ACGCACAAAGGATATCAAACCGTCAAGTGGTGCTCTTTGAAGATGGCAAGAACATTTCTATTCAAGCAGGCACAGGCGGTGTCCGCATCCTTTTTCTCTGCGGAAAACCTTTGGGAGAGCCAATATCATGGCGCGGGCCGATCGTCATGAACACAAAAGAAGAGATTCAGAAAGCTTTTCAGGAGTTAGACGAGGGTTCTTTTATCAGAAAATAAACCTTTTGTTTTTCCGAAACCTAAGCTAATTTGTATTATAGTTGTTGACCGAAACGTTATGAGCAGTCCTGGTTGCAGATGTGCAACTCGCCGATGAGTATTCAGAGCAGGCGAACCGGGGTTTTGCTGATAAGCAGTCTGATCGACCGTTTATAAAGTCCAATGTAACCGGGAATGAGCTCGTTCCCGCTGAAAATGAGGTAAAAGATGACTAAAATATTACCGCAACTCAAGATTGGCGATCTGATCGCCAAACTCCCGATACTCCAGGGGGGAATGGGAGTGGGCATATCCCTTTCCAAGCTGGCAGCCGCTGTCGCCAACGAAGGGGGGATCGGCATCATCTCTTCTGTGGGATTGGGACTGCTGCGTCCCAGTCTGGGCAAAGGTTACCGGGAAGCAAATATCGCCGCTCTCAGGGATGAGATCCGTGCAGCACGCAAACTGACCAACGGCATTCTCGGGCTGAATATCATGCTCGCGATATCGGATTTTGATGAAATGATCAGAGTCGCCTTTGAGGAAGAGATCGACATTGTCTTTCTGGGCGCTGGTTTGCCGCTCAAAGTGCCAAGCACAATGACGCTGGAATATCTGCAAAACACCAAAACCAAGATCGGCATCATCGTTTCTTCCGCCAGAGCCACGAAATTGATTTTGAATCATTGGGCTCAACATTTTCATCGCATCCCGGACATCGTGGTAGTGGAAGGACCCAAAGCCGGAGGCCATCTCGGTTTTAAACGCGAGCAGATCTTTGATCCTGACTATGCCTTGGAAAACATCCTCCCACAAGTGAAACTGGAAGTGAAAGCCATCGAAGACAAGCACGGAAAAAGGATTCCGGTAATCGCCGCCGGAGGCATCTTCACCGGCGAACAGATCTATAAGATCATGGATCTGGGCGCGGACGGAGTCCAGCTCGGCACTCGTTTTGTGGCAACCGAGGAATGCGACGCAGACGATACTTTCAAGCAGCTTTTCGTGGATTGCACGGAAGATGAAATCTTGATCATCGACAGCCCCGTCGGCTTGCCAGGCAGAGCGATCAACAACCAATTTCTGAAAGACGTCACCTGTGGAGAGAAACATCCCTTCACTTGCCCATGGAAATGCCTGAAAACCTGCGATTATCACACTGCTCCATATTGCATCGCGCTGGCTCTTCAAAACGCCCGCAACGGCTTATTCGCGGAAGGTTTTGCCTTCGCCGGAGCCAATGCCTATCTGGTGAAAAACATCACTACCGTCAAGGAATTGATCCGCGATCTGCTGCAGGAATATCAGGATTATTACGATCAGGTCGTGAACAAAGGTAAGCTCAAGCTCGCCCCCGCAAGGGATTGAGTCATCCTATTTTGAGGTTCTTCAGTCTGGATTGGATATCCGCGGCAAATTCCTCATCCGAGGCACCCGGATTTCGGGTTTGATACCACAGCTCGCAGGGCGCTTTGCCGCAGTCTCCGCAATCGGCAAAGCCCAAATCCTTGGCGCAGGCATAAATCGGACAATCCTCCCGGTCATAATACACAGCCCAGGAGACCTTTCCCTCCAGTTCGTTGCATCCCTCGCATTCTACCAGGTAGGCTTTGCAGTCCGTGCTGCAAACCACTCCGCATTTGCTCATCATAATCGTCTCCTTCCTTGCAGCTCTATCGCTTTGGCGAAACAGCTTGACATTTTTCCATGCTGAAAATGTCCTGCGGAAGGTCAAGGAGTATTTTTTAAATGAATGTCCCAATGATTACTGACGTCCTGAAAACATATCTGATGCGGCGGCGATTGCCAAACGCTGCCGGCAGCTATCTTTCCTACCATCTGTCTATAACCACAAAGAGAGTCTGGCATGGATTTTATCCGCCGGCGATTATGATCGAGCCCACCAATATCTGCAACCTGAGATGCCCGCTTTGCCCCAGCGGAAATGGCGGCATGGAAAGAGCCCGCGGGATGATGACGATTCAAAGATACAAAAAGATCATCCGTGAAATCCGAAGCCATATTGGTACGCTGATTCTCTGGAATCAGGGCGAGCCCTTTCTGCATCCGGATATTTATACCATGTTTGATTTTGCCGTGAAAGAGGGAATGTATGTGCTCACCAGCACAAACTTTAGCCTTGAGATCGATCATATAAAACTGATTGACAGCGGTTTGCAGCATCTGATCATCTCCATGGACGGCATCTCAAATACCACCTACGATCAGTATCGGGTCAACGGAGACTATGATCTCGTTTTGCACAACATGAAAGAACTCATTCGGATAAAAAAACTCCGCCACAGCAGACATCCATACATTATCTGGCAATTTATCGTGATGAAACACAACGAGCACGAGATCCCGGCAGTGAAACAAATGGCTCGCCGGCTCGGAGTGGACAAACTCGAGATTAAAACCGCGCAGATTTATGCTCAGGACGACATGCAGGTCTTTATTCCCTCGGACGCTAAGTATTCCCGCTACCATAAAAGCGAGGGTGAGTTTCGCATCAAAGCCGAACTCCTGAACCGTTGCCGGCGGCTTTGGACTCAACCTGTGGTGAATTGGGACGGCGAAGTGGCGGTATGTTGCTATGACAAAGACGTATCTTTCCCCATCGGCAACGTGGACGATGAAGGTTTTTACCGGCTTTGGTGCTCCACCGCTTTCAACGATCTGCGCCGCGACATCTTGCACCGCAGGAAAGATTTTGAAATCTGCCGGAATTGTGGAGAAGGCATCCGCCTCAAGGTAAAGAACTGATCTTCATACCCCATCTTGCTCATTGCGCAGCCCCCCCCCCAAGTGGATACTTTGATCACAAACCAGAGAAAGCACGGGTCGAAGACATGGTTTTCATGCTGAATGAAAGATTTTCCTTGAAAGAAAAAGCCTCCCAAATTAACGTGTCCCTTATTGAAAAAAGCCCTCTAAAAAGGAGCAATATATGAGAACTATTGAAGGAAATCTCGTTTCCAAGGGATATAAGATCGCCCTTGTGGTCAGCCGTTTCAACGAGTTTATCTGCAAGAAACTGCTCGACGGTGCCGTGGACTGCCTGATCCGTCATGAAGTCCGCGACGAAGACATCACCGTCATCTGGGTGCCCGGCGCCTTTGAAATACCGCTAGTGGCACAGGAAGCGGCCAAAGGCAACAATTATGATGCCGTGATCTGCCTCGGAGCGGTGATCCGCGGCAGCACTCCACACTTTGAATATGTGAGCGCGGAAGTGACCAAGGGCATCGCCCAGGTCAGCCTCGCATATTCCAAACCGGTGATCTATGGCGTGCTCACCACGGACACAATCGAGCAAGCCATCGAACGAGCCGGAGCCAAAGCCGGCAACAAAGGTTTTGCCGCTGCCACCTCCGCTTTGGAAATGCTCAATCTGCTCAAGGAGATGAAAAATGGGACAAAGGCGTAAAGCTCGCGAGCTCGCCGTTCAAACCCTCTACGCGCTGGACTTTGCGGAGGTTTCTCCGGATTTTACCGAATACTCGCTTTTAAGTAAATATCCGGACATCCTGAGCCAGCTTGCCGAGGCTGAGGAAATCGATACCGGATCGCCGGTCTTTGCTTTCGCGGACGAACTGGTCAAAAACGCCGTCATCAATATGGAAGATATTGAGATGGAGATAAATAAACACACCGACAATTGGTCTTTCGAGAGCATCGCTCATCTGGATCGCAGCATCCTGCACATCGCAGTCTATGAGATGATCTACACCGATACTCCTGCTCCTGTTGTGATCAACGAAGCCATCGAGATCGCCAAGAAGTTTTGCTGTGAATCCACCGGAAAGTTTCTGAACGGCATCCTGGATTCCATCAACAAAGACATGAAACAACATTTTGACGGAGAAAGGCCATCCTGATGCGTTTTCTCAACCGGGGATTATGAACAGAGACAACCCGGCAAGCCTGAATTGTTCGATCGGAGTTTTCGCGCACAACGAGGCGGAAAACATCGCTCAACTCTTGGAATCGCTTGTCTCGCAGACGCTTGATTCTGTCGTGATCGCTGAGATCATCGTCGTTTCGAGTGCCAGCACGGATGGCACCGATGAGCTTGTGGAAAAGTATGCGCTGGCTCATCCAGCGGTGCGTTTGATCCGCCAGGAAAAGCGCGAAGGCAAATCCAGCGCGATCAATCTCTTTCTCAAGGAAG
This region of Candidatus Cloacimonadaceae bacterium genomic DNA includes:
- a CDS encoding nitronate monooxygenase, whose product is MTKILPQLKIGDLIAKLPILQGGMGVGISLSKLAAAVANEGGIGIISSVGLGLLRPSLGKGYREANIAALRDEIRAARKLTNGILGLNIMLAISDFDEMIRVAFEEEIDIVFLGAGLPLKVPSTMTLEYLQNTKTKIGIIVSSARATKLILNHWAQHFHRIPDIVVVEGPKAGGHLGFKREQIFDPDYALENILPQVKLEVKAIEDKHGKRIPVIAAGGIFTGEQIYKIMDLGADGVQLGTRFVATEECDADDTFKQLFVDCTEDEILIIDSPVGLPGRAINNQFLKDVTCGEKHPFTCPWKCLKTCDYHTAPYCIALALQNARNGLFAEGFAFAGANAYLVKNITTVKELIRDLLQEYQDYYDQVVNKGKLKLAPARD
- the nusB gene encoding transcription antitermination factor NusB, translating into MGQRRKARELAVQTLYALDFAEVSPDFTEYSLLSKYPDILSQLAEAEEIDTGSPVFAFADELVKNAVINMEDIEMEINKHTDNWSFESIAHLDRSILHIAVYEMIYTDTPAPVVINEAIEIAKKFCCESTGKFLNGILDSINKDMKQHFDGERPS
- the ribE gene encoding 6,7-dimethyl-8-ribityllumazine synthase → MRTIEGNLVSKGYKIALVVSRFNEFICKKLLDGAVDCLIRHEVRDEDITVIWVPGAFEIPLVAQEAAKGNNYDAVICLGAVIRGSTPHFEYVSAEVTKGIAQVSLAYSKPVIYGVLTTDTIEQAIERAGAKAGNKGFAAATSALEMLNLLKEMKNGTKA
- a CDS encoding radical SAM/SPASM domain-containing protein; translated protein: MNVPMITDVLKTYLMRRRLPNAAGSYLSYHLSITTKRVWHGFYPPAIMIEPTNICNLRCPLCPSGNGGMERARGMMTIQRYKKIIREIRSHIGTLILWNQGEPFLHPDIYTMFDFAVKEGMYVLTSTNFSLEIDHIKLIDSGLQHLIISMDGISNTTYDQYRVNGDYDLVLHNMKELIRIKKLRHSRHPYIIWQFIVMKHNEHEIPAVKQMARRLGVDKLEIKTAQIYAQDDMQVFIPSDAKYSRYHKSEGEFRIKAELLNRCRRLWTQPVVNWDGEVAVCCYDKDVSFPIGNVDDEGFYRLWCSTAFNDLRRDILHRRKDFEICRNCGEGIRLKVKN